The DNA segment ACTGgtaagtttaattttattaacattacCAGTAGTGAGGGGAGGTATCAAGTCCtgccagaaaataaaatcagcatctccataagGCTTGTCAGCAAAGGGAAATGACTGACTTCAGAAAACCCAGTGAACCAATACCAACATGGCAACCTGTGAAAGGTTAACACTGGAGAAAAGCAGGGTGGAGTTTGTGtctctccactcttcctccagactctggatCTTGATTTCCAAGTGAAATacaaactttactttcatctgttttgggatgtaaagcactttgaactgccctgTTGCTGAGATACgctgtacaaataaacctgattgatttAACTTAATTGatctgaaagtaaaactttggACTACCAAACCAAAGTATAGTTCTTTTTCTCCAGGTCAGGTAAGACACTTCTGACTTTAGTCTCTGGTTCAGGACTGGTTCCAGACAACGAACATGTGTTGATCTTGTGACTCCAGCTGCAGTCTACACCTTGTTCAATGgtctttgctttgcatttccctttcagctgcagtatgtaactgtTTATAACACAACCTGAACATTTGAACACATTACATAATGCAGATTAATCAAAGCACCTACTTTGAGCTGaacctaaatttaaaattacCCCCATATTTGAAATTGCATTtctaaaaaacaacacaacaaaaaaaacccagaaaaaggTCCTCTGAAGAGACATTACTTGTACGCACAAAACCAAAAGCAAGTTAGAGAGCCGACTGACACTTCCTCCAAAATCAACCAACTCTTTActaccattttttttattaatcatccAATATTCTTGGATGTTGAGTTTAACATAAGGTTCGCTGTTTGGACCATAGCATTGTAAACTTGTTCGTCTCTAAATTTTTCTGAGAACGTTCATCTTTCCATCTCATAGATGTCATTAACACATTCTCCGTCTTCTTTTAACAGTGATGTGTTGTGGCTTGACTGTCATCTAGGCCATCTCTGcgttaaaaaatactttgattgatttaatgtaatttatttggcACCAGTGGAGTTTGACAGTAATATGACAGGAAGGGGGCAGAGAGAAgggaggggaagacatgcagcaaaggaaCCGAGGACGGGAGTCGTACTCGCGACGTCCCgatgtagtttatttatttatttattttagtttgaacaGATCAGAGTGTTTTATTATGGAGAATGAATCTTTACTGTCTGAATCAGTAAAGTAATGGAACTTTCCAAACGTAGTCAAAAGAAGACAATACATTTAActtcatatatttattaaaagatcATCAAAGTGCAATAATCTAATTTCAAATCAAGTATCCGCTTTTTTACGCTACACTGACAAATGTCCATGTTAAAATCATGAGACAGAATTCTCTAGTGAAGAAGTGACTTCCAGCAGGTATGAGTTCATGTGAGGAAGCAGCCGACAGTCATCGGTGGCCATGTTGAAGTGCGCGGCGTCCTCCGTACAGCCGATCTTAAGCAGCATGTGAGACTTTGGTGGAAGAAACAAGAGCGCCCTGAACTCGGCTGCCTCCTCCAACGGGTCTGGCACAAGGAAGGAATGGAAGTGTTTCTCCACCAGAGCTTTCAGAGCGGCCTCCCCCAGCTGGCAGCAGAACAGACTGATGCTAGCTCTGCTCCAGGTTGGGGGTGCGGGCAGAGGCAGGAAGACCTGCTGGAATGCCACGTGGATGTCCGGCATAGCGGTGTGCCAGGTGAGCCCGTCCTTAGAGGTGAAGATGGCGCTCGCGTGGATGGTGGTTGGGTACGGCCGTCTGGGCTTCAGTGTCAGCTGCACCACGGGCGGTGGTCCCTGTCTGAAGAGACAGGGGACGCCgatgtcctgcagctcttcGTAGTGATCGTCTGTGAGGCTGAAGTGGAGCTGGATGCTGAAAAGCTGCTGGAAGCGAGGGTCATGGGGCTCCGTGTGGGTCAGGTGGTACTTTAACACGATCAGTGAAGCAAAGCCAGACTCGCTGAACTGAGCCCTGTaacattccagtgttttgtgcTCCTCCTCCTGATTCAGCTGAAGGCTTTCTGCCTCTTGATGTGGCCCAGGTAAAGCCTCGGTCAGCTGAAATATGGGTGTCTCGGTCCGGTGGACGGTCAGGGTGTTTGTCAGCCCCTCGCTCTCTGCCATAACGCAGGACAGCGTTCGCTTCTTGACTTGACCGCCGCCCTCTGCGGCACTCTGCACCAGTACTGCCGACAGCTTTTCTTGGGATAACATCGTGAGGAACGTGTAGTAGAGGCGGGCGTGGTCCCTGATGTCCGTGTCGCCATAGTGGAAAGCAAGATGCTGCAGAATGTCCGCCAAGGGAATAAGCATAGAGTCCAGATTGGGATGGAGGAGCACACGGCGGCAAACTCCCAGCAGACCATTTCCCAACCGCCAGTTGCCGCTGGTACACAGCGAGGAGGAAGTTTGGGTGACAACGGTGGACAGAAAGCTAAGAGAGCTGCGCTGACagatttcttcttcctctgccaCCCGAGCCAGCACCTTAAGGTGGCTGCTAAGGTCATGTATGGGGAGCTGGCCAAACGGGACCCTGGTTATCACTCTCTGGAGACCCTGCAGGAGCCCCACAAACCACTTACACTCCGGTAACCTCTCTTGAGTCTGATTGACTAGGTTGAGGATGTGTGGGGCCAGCCGGGTGTGTTGGAGGTAGAGCTGACATAGCTGCTCGCTAAGGCAAGTTGCATACCGCTCCACATGGTGGAAgtaaaacaggaagaggaaggcaGCTCTGAAAAAGGTCACAATAATATCTCTGCTGCCTCCCCTGTCCACGATGTGCAGCAGCGCCACGAGGTGGTCGTAGATGTAGGCCAGGCCCCGGCTCTCCTCGTCCACCTCTTCCAGGAAGACCAGAGCCTGCAGGTTGAGCCGGCTCAGCAGGGTAGCGCTGTCGTTAAACACCGAAGGCAGCAGGACCGAGGCCAGCTGTGGGGTCAGCAGCACAGGAGGGGCCTCGTCGCTGTCACCGCAGCTGATTGGACGGTTCTCTGGAAAGTGCAGGATGCAGTCCATGTAGAAGAGCTTCTCGGGCGAGCTCAGGAGCGGGTGCTGGGAGAGGACTACCAGCCGCTTCAGGAGGAAGGCTTCGTCTTCAGCGCTGAAGAGGCTGTCGGTGAAGCCGCACTTCATCAGCAGGGTGACATGGAGGAGGCAA comes from the Gambusia affinis linkage group LG07, SWU_Gaff_1.0, whole genome shotgun sequence genome and includes:
- the ap5b1 gene encoding AP-5 complex subunit beta-1 isoform X2 — protein: MSVFTQCPSRFSHFRCHLLVALTSVLVCSSCVNGRSRAALDFLDLLLRMAQDASDAPADGSRRLLRATACDCLREMEASCPGLLSQRLELLAGLRQLETSRLHQAFGVLQILVLRNAVYRLTKQAGAGAAHLKALLGGNGSVAWEADQEAVHIDAKDAAMLLSLILGPMGRVPTLHTGPDCKELRSVLSSLLEESYLLTPLCQAALFHRLTEVVAMVPGIPPAIFRAQLLRLLGTNEVCLLHVTLLMKCGFTDSLFSAEDEAFLLKRLVVLSQHPLLSSPEKLFYMDCILHFPENRPISCGDSDEAPPVLLTPQLASVLLPSVFNDSATLLSRLNLQALVFLEEVDEESRGLAYIYDHLVALLHIVDRGGSRDIIVTFFRAAFLFLFYFHHVERYATCLSEQLCQLYLQHTRLAPHILNLVNQTQERLPECKWFVGLLQGLQRVITRVPFGQLPIHDLSSHLKVLARVAEEEEICQRSSLSFLSTVVTQTSSSLCTSGNWRLGNGLLGVCRRVLLHPNLDSMLIPLADILQHLAFHYGDTDIRDHARLYYTFLTMLSQEKLSAVLVQSAAEGGGQVKKRTLSCVMAESEGLTNTLTVHRTETPIFQLTEALPGPHQEAESLQLNQEEEHKTLECYRAQFSESGFASLIVLKYHLTHTEPHDPRFQQLFSIQLHFSLTDDHYEELQDIGVPCLFRQGPPPVVQLTLKPRRPYPTTIHASAIFTSKDGLTWHTAMPDIHVAFQQVFLPLPAPPTWSRASISLFCCQLGEAALKALVEKHFHSFLVPDPLEEAAEFRALLFLPPKSHMLLKIGCTEDAAHFNMATDDCRLLPHMNSYLLEVTSSLENSVS
- the ap5b1 gene encoding AP-5 complex subunit beta-1 isoform X1; this translates as MATNWTERINAFCCSPSGFLTETSPDTFLSELLRELRDDRASYGVKVLLLSPLCEYPTLLCSSESAGEETALDLMSVFTQCPSRFSHFRCHLLVALTSVLVCSSCVNGRSRAALDFLDLLLRMAQDASDAPADGSRRLLRATACDCLREMEASCPGLLSQRLELLAGLRQLETSRLHQAFGVLQILVLRNAVYRLTKQAGAGAAHLKALLGGNGSVAWEADQEAVHIDAKDAAMLLSLILGPMGRVPTLHTGPDCKELRSVLSSLLEESYLLTPLCQAALFHRLTEVVAMVPGIPPAIFRAQLLRLLGTNEVCLLHVTLLMKCGFTDSLFSAEDEAFLLKRLVVLSQHPLLSSPEKLFYMDCILHFPENRPISCGDSDEAPPVLLTPQLASVLLPSVFNDSATLLSRLNLQALVFLEEVDEESRGLAYIYDHLVALLHIVDRGGSRDIIVTFFRAAFLFLFYFHHVERYATCLSEQLCQLYLQHTRLAPHILNLVNQTQERLPECKWFVGLLQGLQRVITRVPFGQLPIHDLSSHLKVLARVAEEEEICQRSSLSFLSTVVTQTSSSLCTSGNWRLGNGLLGVCRRVLLHPNLDSMLIPLADILQHLAFHYGDTDIRDHARLYYTFLTMLSQEKLSAVLVQSAAEGGGQVKKRTLSCVMAESEGLTNTLTVHRTETPIFQLTEALPGPHQEAESLQLNQEEEHKTLECYRAQFSESGFASLIVLKYHLTHTEPHDPRFQQLFSIQLHFSLTDDHYEELQDIGVPCLFRQGPPPVVQLTLKPRRPYPTTIHASAIFTSKDGLTWHTAMPDIHVAFQQVFLPLPAPPTWSRASISLFCCQLGEAALKALVEKHFHSFLVPDPLEEAAEFRALLFLPPKSHMLLKIGCTEDAAHFNMATDDCRLLPHMNSYLLEVTSSLENSVS